TCGACGACCGGCTATACGTTCCTGAAGGCGGAGGCGATCCAGGAGATCAAAGACCACCTCATCCCCCGCACCACGATCATCACCCCGAACCTCACCGAGGCGGCGACCCTGGCCGGAATGGAGACGATCCGCAGCCTGGACGACGTGCGCGAGGCGGCCCGGAGGATTCTCAACATGGGCCCGAGGGCGGTGATCGTCAAGGGCGGCCACCTCCCCGGCCGCGAGGCGATGGACTTCTACATGGACCGCCAGGGCGAGGAGATCCTGAAAGGCGAGCGCTTCCCCTACGAGGTGCACGGCACGGGCTGCTGTTTCGCCGCGGCCCTCGCCGCCTACCTGGCGCTCGGCTGCGACGAGCGCGGCGCCTTCCAGCGCTCGAAGGCGTTCGTCGCCGGGGCGATCGAGCGGGCCCTTCCCGCGGCCCGCAGCGGTCGGCGGGCCGTCCAGCCGGAGCTGCCGGCCTACGAGGAGGGTTACGAGTAGGGCCGGCGAAGAGAGAACGGCAACCTCCCGGCGTGCAGCCGGGACCAATCCGTCAGGCCCCCATCCTCCTCTCTTCCCGCCGCTTTTCTTGCGATAATTCCGGGACTCCACACACCAGACACCGGGACCGAATAATCGGATCCGTATGATCCCCCGAGCACGCGCATCCCGCCGCGTCGAAG
Above is a genomic segment from Methanomicrobiales archaeon containing:
- the thiD gene encoding bifunctional hydroxymethylpyrimidine kinase/phosphomethylpyrimidine kinase, with the translated sequence MADEMACACTIAGSDSSGGAGIQADLKTFTAIGVWGVTVVTAVTAQNTRTVMGLWRLPAEAVVAQLAAVLEDFPVGAIKTGLLCDRETIHALHDYLPRDIPLVLDPVMISTTGYTFLKAEAIQEIKDHLIPRTTIITPNLTEAATLAGMETIRSLDDVREAARRILNMGPRAVIVKGGHLPGREAMDFYMDRQGEEILKGERFPYEVHGTGCCFAAALAAYLALGCDERGAFQRSKAFVAGAIERALPAARSGRRAVQPELPAYEEGYE